The following coding sequences lie in one Miscanthus floridulus cultivar M001 chromosome 9, ASM1932011v1, whole genome shotgun sequence genomic window:
- the LOC136483876 gene encoding ethylene-responsive transcription factor 2-like has product MLLNPASEALVLDTIRQHLLEEPAAERPADESFGSLVADRWSGSLPFRTDDADDMVVFGALQDAFAYGWLPDGSFAHVKPEPARSPDDSAYSYSYSYDGSSCFGGFLDLAEPLTPSSEGGEAAATPRREEAAAAVARGKHYRGVRQRPWGKFVAEIRGGRRSAMGGHGCGPGVLGELPGGG; this is encoded by the coding sequence ATGCTGCTGAACCCGGCCTCGGAGGCGTTGGTGCTGGACACCATCCGGCAGCATCTCCTGGAGGAGCCAGCGGCGGAGCGGCCGGCCGACGAGAGCTTCGGGAGCCTGGTGGCGGACCGGTGGAGCGGCTCGCTCCCGTTCCGCACCGACGACGCCGATGACATGGTGGTGTTCGGGGCGCTGCAGGACGCCTTCGCCTACGGCTGGCTGCCCGACGGCTCCTTCGCGCACGTGAAGCCCGAGCCGGCGAGGTCCCCCGACGACTCggcctactcctactcctactcctacgacGGCTCCTCCTGCTTCGGCGGCTTCCTGGACCTGGCGGAGCCGCTGACGCCCAGCAGCGAGGGCGGCGAGGCGGCCGCCACGCCCAGGCGGGAGGAGGCCGCGGCAGCCGTGGCCAGGGGCAAGCACTACAGAGGCGTCAGGCAGCGCCCGTGGGGCAAGTTCGTGGCGGAGATCAGGGGTGGAAGGAGGTCGGCCATGGGCGGCCATGGATGCGGCCCTGGAGTCCTTGGCGAGCTGCCCGGCGGCGGGTAG